The Chrysiogenes arsenatis DSM 11915 genome segment CGAAGTGGTCGTGCGCAACGGCGATGATTCCATTGCACTGGTCGACGTTTTGCGCGAAGCCGAAGCGCAGGGGCTTTCGGCTCCCATGATCATGCGCTTCCCTTTTCTGGTGCGCGAACAAATTGAAAAATTCCACAACGCCTTTCGCAATGCCAAGCGAGAGTTTAATTATAAGGGGAAGCATCAGGCGCTTTTTCCAATTAAGGTAAACCAAAATCGTCACTTTATTGAGCGTCTGCTCCATTACGGACAAGAATTTTCGTATGGGCTGGAAGCAGGGACAAAAGCCGAACTTTTTGCCGTACTTGTTTCTGATGTGCCGGAAACGGCACTCATTACCTGCAATGGATTCAAAGATCGGGAATTTCTTGACTTGGCCGTACTTGGCAAGCAAATGGGCAAAGATATTTGTGTGATTATCGAAGGGATAGAAGAACTGACGGGATTGATTGAAATCTATCGCCGTGCAGAAATTATCCCATCCATCGGTTTCCGCATTAAACTTTCCACCCGTGGTTCAGGAAAATGGGAAGCGTCGAGTGGCGACAATGCCAAATTCGGCCTGACGTCAACCGAAATTTTGATCGCACTCGATATTCTGCGCGAACACAATCTCATGGATACGCTCAATCTTTTGCATTTTCACATCGGCTCGCAAATCACCAATGTCCGCACCATGAAGCGGGCGATTAAAGAAGCAGGCATCATCTTCGCCGAAGTCGTCAAGCTTGGCGTCAATATCGAATACCTTAATATCGGCGGCGGCATTGGTGTCGATTATTCTGGCAGCCGTTCGACCAACATGGCCAGTGCCGAGTATAGTGTGGCGGAATTTGCCAACGACGTTGTTTTTACCATCAGCGACGTGTGCGAAAAATTCAAGCTGAAACAGCCGGGAATTGTCACCGAGTCCGGGCGGGTCATTGCCGCCTACCACTCGGTAGTCGTCACCGACTTAGTCGAAATTATGGGCGCCGAGTTTGACCTCTCGCACTACCGCGAAACGGAAACGATGGTAAAACCAGTCGCCGAACTCACCTACACGCTGAACCACATGAACGAACGCAACTACGTGGAGTATTATCACGATGCGATTGAGTTAAAAGAAGAGTTGAAGACGATGTTTACGATGGGATTTTGTTCGCTGGTAGACAAATCTAACGGGGAAATTCTCTTTCAGGAGATCGTCGAAAAGACCATCGAAATTGCCTTTTCTGTTGGGGAAAATTTTGAGCGTGATCCCTTTATGCGGAAATATCTCGCAGAAAAATATCTACTCAATTTTTCGGTTTTCAACTCGGTGCCAGACTCCTGGGCCGTCGGTCAACTCTTTCCGATCATGCCACTCAAGCACCTTGAACGGCCATGCGATAACCTTGGTGTCGTCACCGACATCACGTGTGACTCTGACGGGACGATTTTCCGGTATCAGTCGGAACATGGCGAAAGTGAGTACTTGCCGCTCCATGACGAAATGGACGATTATCCGATTGGCATTTTCCTTACCGGAGCCTATCAAGAGGTATTAGCCAATAAGCACAACTTGCTGGGGCAGATGAGCGAAATTTCGGTCGATATCAATAGCGACGGGAAACTGTCGGTGGTATCAACGGCGCACGGCGATTCCATAAAAGATGTGCTTAATTCAATGTACTATGACGATGCCTTTATCCATTCTCAAGCCAAAAAATGCTTTAAGAAAGTGGACAACCCTAAGCTACACCGCCGCTTTATGTCATACCTGAATAGCTATACCTACATGAAACGGGAGCATAAGCGTGAAGAGTAAACAACTTCCTATCGCTGCTGGTTTCCTTGCGGGAGTTCTCCTCCTCGCAAGCGGCGTGCAGGCCAGCGAGCAGCACTGGAATAGTACGCAAAATCCGGTGGGAATTTCGTGCGCAACCTGCCACTTTGATGGCTACGACTTACTGGTGCGGGGCGAATACCCGCACCATAACCCGCTTGCAGGGCGGCATATGACGCTACTCGATTCGATCCGACACTGCCGCCAAGTGAGCCTCAAAATCGACACTCCCGACAACACCGTGGACTACGCACTCTTTCAATTTATCACGACGCTCAAAGAGTATTACGACCTGAGTCGCTCTTTGGCGAATGAGCCGTAGCAAGCTCGGCAACAAAAAGTCCGGCAGCATGCCGCAGCGCGGAAAATTCATCCACCAGCGCGTCGTGCTGCTCAACAAGCTCTTGCGGAGTTAAACTACCACCAGCGCGCAGCAACGCGTCAAGGTGAGCGGCACGTTTATAAATGCGCATCGCACCGAATGTTCCCCCAACACCTTTTAAACCGTGGGCGACACGGCGCAACTCGTCCCACTCATCGGCATTCCCCATTAAGGGCAACATGCTTTCGATTTTCCCCTCAATATCGACCAGAAAACGTCCAATAAGCTCACGACAGTATTCACTATCGCCATCACACAGCTCTTCCATTTGCGAACGGTCAAAAACCAAAACAGCGTCATCCAGTGCCGCTGTCATGACGCCAGCATGAGGAGCCGAATGAGCTTCTTCTTTACTATGTGCGGAACGACGACCGACCCAGTAGGAAAGAACCAGTACGAGCTTATCGCGTTGAAGCGGCTTGGAAAGATAATCATCCATCCCGGCAGCTAAACACTTTTTATCATCCCCATCAAGTGTGTTGGCGGTGAGCGCGATAATCGGCACGGTATGATTGCCAAACGGCAGCTCCATCGAGCGAACTTTCTGGGTGGCTTCAAATCCATCCATCCGCGGCATCTGGATATCCATCAAAACGAGATCATAGGGGGCACTTTGAAGCGCACTGAGTGCTTCAAGACCATCGCCCGCGATCACTACTTCATGGCCATTTTTGACTAAGAGCCGCTCAGTTATTTCTTGATTGATCAGGTTATCTTCTACCAATAGAATGCGGCCACTGCGAGGCTCAGAGGTTTGCGTCACTTTTGTCTGGATAACATTTTCGGTAGACGCCCAGCCGTCGTGGGGCAAGAAGAGTGCGGTCTCCAAAAATGCCAACAACCCTCTGGCTTTGACAGGACGGAGTAAATTCGGCCAATGACTTTTTTTAGGTGCCAGATGACTGAGTTGTTGCAGCGAGAGCAATACCACAGGAACACACGGAGCCATCGCATCATTATTGACAAGCTTTTTGGCAAAGGTATCATCAAACTCTTTTGGGAAAAGTTCATAATCAATAAAAATAAACGTCATAACCGCAGGGACGCTCTGCTCGCGTTGCTGGCAAAAGGCAGCAACATCGGCACAGCGCGCTGCCGTACAAATAACTGGAATATCGACCCGCTGTAGCAGTTGAGTCAGCGCGCGCCGTTCGCTGCTATCAGGCATAACAATAATGGCATTCTGCGACGAAGTGATCCGTTGCTTCAATGCACTAAAGGGGTCAGCAGCGGGGTACGCTGCCGGCGCAAAGGGGAGAGACACGCGGAATACGGAGCCAACACCAAGCGAACTTTCCACCGCTATCGTGCCATCCATAAGCTCTACAAGCTGTTTACATATCGCCAGCCCCAGACCTGTGCCGCCATATTTCCGAGTTGTGCTGATATCAACCTGATTGAAGGGACGGAAAAGCTCGCGCAGCTTTTCCTCTGGTATACCGATCCCTGTATCACGAACATTGATATCGACAAATGCTCTCCCTTCATGATGGCGCGTCGTCACTTCCACCGTCACCTCACCGGTGTGGGTAAACTTGAGCCCATTGCCGACCAGATTCATGAGTATCTGTCGCACACGAAGGCGATCGGCGCGTGCCATCCAAGGGACATTCGGATCAAACATCGCACAGAGAGAAATCCCTTTTTGGTGGGCACGAACGACCAAAAGATCGATCACCTCTTCGACCAGCTCGAAAAGCGAGAAGTCGGATTCGTCGAGAAGAATACAGCCGGCTTCGGCTTTAGAGAAATCGAGAATATCATTGATCACATCAAGCAGCGCGTTGCCGCTCTTGCGAATCGTTTGCACCATATGCGTTTGATGTTCGTTGAGTGGCGTATCAAGCAAAAGCTCAGACATGCCGAGAATTCCGTTCATCGGCGTGCGAATTTCATGGCTCATATTAGCAATAAATTCACTCTTCGCAAGATTCGCCGATTCTGCCTTCAGCGCCAAATCACTCGCCAGTTTGATCGCTTTCGCCAAGCGAAGATTCAGCAACTCCAGTTGACTCTGCGAAGCAGGATTGTGTTGTTCTGACATACAGGGATCCTTTATTGTACCGGTGCCCACTCGCAATTCGCGATACCATTCGTTATCGCATGCCGTGCAAGCCCTGCTCCCGCTTGTTCATACATATTAAAAACAACCACGCCGAGTGTGTGCAACTCTTCCACTTCTTCGGAAAATTTTGCAATTGCCGCTACCTTACAGTGAAAATTCAAATTTCGCAGCTGATGCGCGGCATACACGTTCCCATGGTGACTAGGCATTGCCAGAACTACCAGCTCTGGAACCGAATTATGGCGTATTTTCGTCCAAAAGTCAGTATCCGTTGCATCGCCAAGCAACACATTTCTGCCATGCTGGCGATGGAAATCAACCCGCTCAGGAGCGTGTTCAATGCCAACAGCCTCTCCATTATACCACGGTGCCAACTCATCGTACGCTCCAGAACCAACCCGCCCCATCCCGATAACGAGTACACGAGCGCTGCCAACATCAATCGGCGCATCATTGGGATGCACCTTCCTGCTTTCAAGCCGCTTCAGCCAAGGGCGCGCCGTCTGATATAATTTTTCGGAATAGGTGTTAAGAGGTGCCGAAAAAGCAAAGCTCAAACTTACGGTGATGGCCATAATCAAAAGCCATTCAGTTGGCAATAGCCCTTGGTGCACCGCAATTCCAGCAACAATCAAACCAAATTCGGAATAATTCGTGAGACTGAGTGTCGACAACATGGTTGAACGGGCGCGTAAGCCAAAACGGCTGATAATAACGTGATAGAGTCCTGATTTAAGCGGAAGTAATATACAGAGCACGATAGCAACCAGTAACATTTCCAGCGTAGGCAAACCCGACATACCGATAGAAAGGAAAAACCCGACTAGCATCAATTCTTTAAAACCAAACAAAGCTTTTGAAATTTCCGACGCTTTCGGGTGCGACGCAATCAACACCCCTAACACCAATGCCCCTAAATCGGGCTTTAACCCTACCAGATGAAACCCTTCGGCACCAACACCCAGCGCGATGAATAAACCGCAGAGCATGAGCAATTCGCCATGTCCCGCCATATCCATCAACTTGAAAAGCAAGGGACGCAACAATGGAAGGAGTAAGACGCTCAGTGCCCAAGGCGAAGGGACTTTTCCCTCAGAAATTGAAAGAAAAACCACCGCGAAAATATCCTGCATAACCAGAATGCCAATAGCGATTTTGCCATAAAAGGCACTCATATCGCCTTTTTCTTCCAGCACTTTGACAACAAAGACTGTGCTCAAAAAAGAAAGGGCGAACGCAAGCAAGAGGAGTGTCGCCCACGAAACCTGCAATAATGGGGTGTCAAACCAATACTGACCAAGCCATAGCAATCCAAAATAGAGCGCCGTTGAGAAGAAAAGATGGTACGTGGCGCTCGCCCAGATTTCGGCTTTAAGCAACCCTTTTACATCGAGCTTTAATCCAATGGAAAACAGTAACAGGGTCACGCCAAGACCCGCTATGAAATCCAGCCCATTGGGGGGCAAAAGCCCTGCCATATTGTATGCAAAACCCGCCAGCAAAAAACCGACCATCGGTGGCAAGCCAATCCGACTAAGGATTAACCCGAATCCAAACGCGAAGCTTACGAGAATAACTAACATGGTATATCTTCGGCGGTGTGGCGATCATCAATCAAAAAACCCTTCTCAGCGGCGTCATTCAAGAGAGCAAGAGCATATTCCCATAATTCAGAAGAAGAGTTGGCAATAACTTGATTTACCTGTTTGGCCTGCGTGAAGCGGATACCATGTTCGCGCCAGCTTTTTCCATCAGTATGATAATTATGCAAAAGCGGCATCAAACGATCAAGCGCACGGGCAAAGCGCGCTTCGGGAGTTTTACCGGTTTCAAACTCAACCCATAGCGCGCGCAACTCGTCGCGCTGGTCTTCCGGCAGCAGTCCGAAGATACGTGTCGCTGCCGCCTGCTCCTTTGCCGCTTTTTCGACCGTTCCCGCCACATCGTAAATAAACGTATCGCCAGCATCAATTTCAACAATATCGTGAAAAAGCATCATTCGCGCGACCGCACAAATATCTGTCCCAGCCGGAGCATGCTCCGCCAGAATCCACGACATCAAAGAGACATGCCAGCTATGTTCAGCTGAGTTTTCAAAACGGCTCGTATCCATAAGATATGAGCGGCGTAAAATACTTTTGAGTGCATCGATTTCGCGCAGAAACGCAATACGTTTCTCTAAACGCGCCAAAGAACTTTCCGACCGTATCGCCGCTGACAGCGTGGCGTGTCCGCTCGTCATTCCAACCTCCCTGCGTGACGCATCACGCCTCTTTTGCATCTTCCGCTAAAACATTTTGCTTGAGCAACGCACATTTCCCCTCAAGGGCTCCGTTCTCTTCGATAATCAGGATACGGTAGGCAATTTCACCTTCTATTAATCCGCCACCTTTGATGACAACTTGATTGGCGCGAACCATACCAGTGACTTTTCCTGAGACGATCACTTTGTCAGCATGGAAGTTTCCCTCGACACAACCACCGGCAATCACGCTGATCGACTGCTTCGCGTAGATGTCCCCTTTGAACTTTCCATCTATCAACACATCACTTTCTGCATGAATTTCCCCAGTAATCGAATCGCGATTGCCGATTATTGTGGGGGTGACGTCTCGCTTAACTTCTTTTTCAGTTGAGAATATCGCCATTTGACCTCCGGGTATGAAAAAAATCTATGAACGTTTGCCAGATTTCCTTGGAGAAAGCGGCTTGGATTCGTGTGGCTCCCCTGATACAGCACTTCGTAGTGAAGGTGGCTCCCTGTCGTTCTGCCAGTTGCGCCCATCAACCCAACGGTATCGAAACGGTTCACCTCATCGCCAATCTCAACAAATATCTCACTTAAATGCGCGTAACGCGTCATAAAACCAAAATTATGATCAATTTCCAGAAAATTACCCGCAATAGGGTTATATCCTTTACCCACAACCACCCCGTTAGCCGTCGTCCGTACTGGCGTACCAACAACATTGGCGATATCATAGGCGTTATGAAACGATGCTTGCTTCGTTACCGGATGGATCCGCACACCATAATCACTGGTAACCCGCCCTTCAGCTGGCCAAGAAAGCGGAATGTCGGCAATAATTTGTTTGCGCAGGGTTACTTCGTTATCAAGGTTATCTATCGCCTGATAAATATCATCTACTGTTAAATCACGTGCCTTACGGATCGAAAGCTGGTGGTCAAGTCGCAGCTCACCTTCAATAGCATAGACTCGCTCGGCAAGGCGCTGAAGCTGTGAACGGGCGAAAGCTAGTTCGCGCTCCATTCCGCGCACACCCTCTTCGCCATTTTCGGTAAAGCGCCGATTATCGGCTCCTTTCAGTAAAAAATTCTCATTGAGGACAACATATTTGGAAAGCTCTTCCTTGTACTGTTCATTGATATTGCGATTTTCTCGCAACGCGAGTTGCGCCATTTCAAGCGAAGTTTGCTGCTTATCATTCACTTCTTGAAGTGACTCAAGGGCATGACTCAGAAAGTCAATTTGTCCACGAAGTTGCGCTGCGGTATCTTCACTATTCCAGTAAAAACGGGCAAACATTATCGCAAGAGCCGTTGCAAAGACTAAATAGAGAAAAACGCCAAAAATAACCCACGAAAAACGACGCCACGAAAGATAGTCACCCTTCCCCGATTCTGTATTAATCAAGAGGTAGCGTTCATCAAAGCGACGTCGCTTGATTCGCGCAAGATTTTGGCTGTGTCGTCTGACCGAGTGTTCTGTACTTTGTGTATGCATAAACCCCAAAACATCATGAGAAATTGATAGAAGGCGACCACATTTATAACCGATGTATACCGAAATAGGAAGGATCGAATGGCAGAAGCAGAATCTATTTGCGACGCCGTGCAAGCTCATGGAGCACGATAGCCGTCGCCACCGCTCCGTTGAGCGATTCGACACCGGGAGCCATGGCAATCGCAACCGATGCGGCACGCGCGACCTCGGGCAACCCTTCCCCTTCAATGCCCGGCAAAACAATACAGGGCGAAGGGAATTGAGCCTGTGACAGCGCCACCCCTTCCGCCGAGAGTGACACGATCATAGTCGGCTCTTGAGCGACAAACTCCTGCAATGTTGGCCCCTGCCAGAAACGAACCCGCATCACCATGCCACTTGAGGCACGAAACGATTTTTGTAGCCACGGATTCGCGGCCTCAGCCAAGAGAATAATATCACGAATCCCAAAAGCCACCGCACTACGGATAGCCATCCCGACATTCTCTGGATCCTGAAACGGAAGCGCCAGCGCATCAC includes the following:
- the speA gene encoding biosynthetic arginine decarboxylase, translated to MRSTIRDNIRRFGIENWGADYFAVNTRGEVVVRNGDDSIALVDVLREAEAQGLSAPMIMRFPFLVREQIEKFHNAFRNAKREFNYKGKHQALFPIKVNQNRHFIERLLHYGQEFSYGLEAGTKAELFAVLVSDVPETALITCNGFKDREFLDLAVLGKQMGKDICVIIEGIEELTGLIEIYRRAEIIPSIGFRIKLSTRGSGKWEASSGDNAKFGLTSTEILIALDILREHNLMDTLNLLHFHIGSQITNVRTMKRAIKEAGIIFAEVVKLGVNIEYLNIGGGIGVDYSGSRSTNMASAEYSVAEFANDVVFTISDVCEKFKLKQPGIVTESGRVIAAYHSVVVTDLVEIMGAEFDLSHYRETETMVKPVAELTYTLNHMNERNYVEYYHDAIELKEELKTMFTMGFCSLVDKSNGEILFQEIVEKTIEIAFSVGENFERDPFMRKYLAEKYLLNFSVFNSVPDSWAVGQLFPIMPLKHLERPCDNLGVVTDITCDSDGTIFRYQSEHGESEYLPLHDEMDDYPIGIFLTGAYQEVLANKHNLLGQMSEISVDINSDGKLSVVSTAHGDSIKDVLNSMYYDDAFIHSQAKKCFKKVDNPKLHRRFMSYLNSYTYMKREHKREE
- a CDS encoding ATP-binding protein → MSEQHNPASQSQLELLNLRLAKAIKLASDLALKAESANLAKSEFIANMSHEIRTPMNGILGMSELLLDTPLNEHQTHMVQTIRKSGNALLDVINDILDFSKAEAGCILLDESDFSLFELVEEVIDLLVVRAHQKGISLCAMFDPNVPWMARADRLRVRQILMNLVGNGLKFTHTGEVTVEVTTRHHEGRAFVDINVRDTGIGIPEEKLRELFRPFNQVDISTTRKYGGTGLGLAICKQLVELMDGTIAVESSLGVGSVFRVSLPFAPAAYPAADPFSALKQRITSSQNAIIVMPDSSERRALTQLLQRVDIPVICTAARCADVAAFCQQREQSVPAVMTFIFIDYELFPKEFDDTFAKKLVNNDAMAPCVPVVLLSLQQLSHLAPKKSHWPNLLRPVKARGLLAFLETALFLPHDGWASTENVIQTKVTQTSEPRSGRILLVEDNLINQEITERLLVKNGHEVVIAGDGLEALSALQSAPYDLVLMDIQMPRMDGFEATQKVRSMELPFGNHTVPIIALTANTLDGDDKKCLAAGMDDYLSKPLQRDKLVLVLSYWVGRRSAHSKEEAHSAPHAGVMTAALDDAVLVFDRSQMEELCDGDSEYCRELIGRFLVDIEGKIESMLPLMGNADEWDELRRVAHGLKGVGGTFGAMRIYKRAAHLDALLRAGGSLTPQELVEQHDALVDEFSALRHAAGLFVAELATAHSPKSDSGRNTL
- a CDS encoding cation:proton antiporter family protein, translating into MLVILVSFAFGFGLILSRIGLPPMVGFLLAGFAYNMAGLLPPNGLDFIAGLGVTLLLFSIGLKLDVKGLLKAEIWASATYHLFFSTALYFGLLWLGQYWFDTPLLQVSWATLLLLAFALSFLSTVFVVKVLEEKGDMSAFYGKIAIGILVMQDIFAVVFLSISEGKVPSPWALSVLLLPLLRPLLFKLMDMAGHGELLMLCGLFIALGVGAEGFHLVGLKPDLGALVLGVLIASHPKASEISKALFGFKELMLVGFFLSIGMSGLPTLEMLLVAIVLCILLPLKSGLYHVIISRFGLRARSTMLSTLSLTNYSEFGLIVAGIAVHQGLLPTEWLLIMAITVSLSFAFSAPLNTYSEKLYQTARPWLKRLESRKVHPNDAPIDVGSARVLVIGMGRVGSGAYDELAPWYNGEAVGIEHAPERVDFHRQHGRNVLLGDATDTDFWTKIRHNSVPELVVLAMPSHHGNVYAAHQLRNLNFHCKVAAIAKFSEEVEELHTLGVVVFNMYEQAGAGLARHAITNGIANCEWAPVQ
- a CDS encoding HD domain-containing protein, with amino-acid sequence MTSGHATLSAAIRSESSLARLEKRIAFLREIDALKSILRRSYLMDTSRFENSAEHSWHVSLMSWILAEHAPAGTDICAVARMMLFHDIVEIDAGDTFIYDVAGTVEKAAKEQAAATRIFGLLPEDQRDELRALWVEFETGKTPEARFARALDRLMPLLHNYHTDGKSWREHGIRFTQAKQVNQVIANSSSELWEYALALLNDAAEKGFLIDDRHTAEDIPC
- a CDS encoding bactofilin family protein — protein: MAIFSTEKEVKRDVTPTIIGNRDSITGEIHAESDVLIDGKFKGDIYAKQSISVIAGGCVEGNFHADKVIVSGKVTGMVRANQVVIKGGGLIEGEIAYRILIIEENGALEGKCALLKQNVLAEDAKEA
- a CDS encoding M23 family metallopeptidase — protein: MHTQSTEHSVRRHSQNLARIKRRRFDERYLLINTESGKGDYLSWRRFSWVIFGVFLYLVFATALAIMFARFYWNSEDTAAQLRGQIDFLSHALESLQEVNDKQQTSLEMAQLALRENRNINEQYKEELSKYVVLNENFLLKGADNRRFTENGEEGVRGMERELAFARSQLQRLAERVYAIEGELRLDHQLSIRKARDLTVDDIYQAIDNLDNEVTLRKQIIADIPLSWPAEGRVTSDYGVRIHPVTKQASFHNAYDIANVVGTPVRTTANGVVVGKGYNPIAGNFLEIDHNFGFMTRYAHLSEIFVEIGDEVNRFDTVGLMGATGRTTGSHLHYEVLYQGSHTNPSRFLQGNLANVHRFFSYPEVKWRYSQLKKKLSETSPPQ
- a CDS encoding TrmH family RNA methyltransferase, whose product is MENITSRSNETYKMLSRLLTSKGIKKHSLALCPGTKIVAELLRDFPQQVEGIIATSAMDVPAAWQDRKVIWLSRELFQELDLFGTNAPLALVRTSAVSPLPVISGAWRECFAGDALALPFQDPENVGMAIRSAVAFGIRDIILLAEAANPWLQKSFRASSGMVMRVRFWQGPTLQEFVAQEPTMIVSLSAEGVALSQAQFPSPCIVLPGIEGEGLPEVARAASVAIAMAPGVESLNGAVATAIVLHELARRRK